The Halopseudomonas sabulinigri genome window below encodes:
- the topA gene encoding type I DNA topoisomerase has translation MGKALVIVESPAKAKTINKYLGHDFIVKSSIGHIRDLPTSGSAKTESKPKGGRKAAPASEQEKQAKARAQLVKRMGVDPDNGWAAHYEILPGKEKVVDELRRLAKDADTVYLATDLDREGEAIAWHLRESIGGDDSRYKRVVFNEITKKAIQDAFSKPGELDLNRVNAQQARRFLDRVVGYMVSPLLWQKIARGLSAGRVQSVAVKLIVDREREIRAFIPEEFWEIHAQLHTPKAEAVRFEVVKQAGEAFRPTDKAQADAALALLEKAEYRVLKREDKPTSSRPNAPFITSTLQQAASTRLSFSVKKTMMMAQRLYEAGYITYMRTDSTNLSADAVSMARGYIEKTFGKDYLPEKPNSYSSKEGAQEAHEAIRPSDVKLKQADLKGMERDAERLYELIWRQFVACQMTPAKYLSTSIQVAAGDFELRAKGRILKFDGYTKVLPPQGKGGEDEVLPDINVEDLLALQQLEPKQHFTKPPARYAEASLVKELEKRGIGRPSTYASIISTIQDRGYVTLNNRRFYAEKMGDIVTERLGESFPNLMDYGFTARMEESLDDVAQGEVIWKQVLDDFYADFSTKLKAASSSDDERSMRANQPTPTDIACKACGRPMMIRTASTGVFLGCSGYALPPKERCKETINLVPGNEVAADDDEGESRVLRAKHRCPICSTAMDSYLVDETRKLHVCGNNPDCNGFEIETGQFKIKGYDGPVLECDKCGSEMQLKTGRFGKYFGCTNSECKNTRKLLKSGEAAPPKMDPVKMPELKCEKVDDVYILRDGASGLFLAASQFPKNRETRAPLVKELLPHKSEIDPKYHFLMDAPVEDPDGNPTVVRYSRKTKEQYVQSEIDGKPSGWRAFHDGKKWSVDDGRKKAKR, from the coding sequence ATGGGAAAAGCACTGGTCATTGTGGAATCACCGGCCAAGGCCAAGACGATCAACAAGTATCTTGGTCACGATTTCATCGTGAAGTCGAGTATCGGTCATATTCGCGATCTGCCCACCAGCGGCAGCGCCAAGACCGAGAGCAAACCCAAAGGTGGTCGCAAGGCGGCACCAGCCAGCGAGCAGGAAAAGCAGGCCAAGGCGCGCGCGCAACTGGTCAAGCGTATGGGCGTGGACCCGGACAACGGCTGGGCAGCGCACTACGAGATTTTGCCCGGCAAGGAAAAGGTGGTCGACGAACTGCGCCGCCTGGCCAAGGACGCCGACACCGTCTATCTCGCAACGGATTTGGACCGCGAGGGGGAGGCGATTGCCTGGCACCTGCGGGAAAGTATTGGCGGCGACGATAGCCGTTATAAGCGTGTAGTCTTTAACGAAATCACCAAGAAAGCCATTCAGGACGCCTTCTCCAAACCGGGCGAATTGGATCTGAACCGGGTTAACGCGCAGCAGGCGCGCCGTTTTCTGGATCGCGTAGTTGGTTACATGGTATCGCCACTGCTGTGGCAGAAAATTGCCCGTGGCCTGTCTGCCGGTCGCGTGCAGTCGGTCGCAGTAAAGCTGATCGTGGACCGCGAGCGCGAGATTCGCGCCTTTATTCCAGAAGAGTTCTGGGAGATTCACGCGCAACTGCACACGCCCAAAGCTGAGGCTGTACGTTTTGAGGTGGTAAAACAGGCCGGAGAGGCATTCAGGCCAACGGACAAGGCGCAAGCTGATGCTGCGCTGGCCTTGCTGGAAAAAGCCGAGTATCGCGTTCTCAAGCGCGAAGACAAGCCGACGAGCTCGCGCCCTAACGCACCTTTTATTACCTCCACGCTGCAGCAGGCTGCCAGCACGCGCCTGAGTTTCAGCGTGAAAAAGACCATGATGATGGCCCAACGCTTGTACGAAGCAGGTTACATCACCTACATGCGTACCGACTCGACCAATCTATCGGCCGATGCCGTCAGCATGGCGCGTGGTTATATCGAGAAAACCTTCGGCAAGGATTACCTGCCCGAGAAGCCCAATTCCTATAGCAGCAAGGAAGGCGCACAGGAAGCGCACGAAGCTATCCGGCCTTCTGACGTCAAGCTCAAGCAGGCTGACCTGAAAGGCATGGAGCGCGATGCCGAGCGTCTCTACGAGCTGATCTGGCGTCAGTTTGTGGCGTGTCAGATGACACCGGCCAAATACCTGTCTACCAGCATTCAGGTTGCTGCTGGTGACTTCGAGCTGCGCGCCAAGGGCCGCATCCTCAAGTTTGACGGTTACACCAAGGTGCTGCCGCCGCAGGGCAAGGGGGGCGAGGACGAGGTGCTGCCCGATATCAATGTAGAGGACCTGTTGGCATTGCAGCAGCTGGAGCCCAAGCAGCACTTCACCAAACCACCGGCACGTTATGCCGAGGCGAGTCTGGTGAAGGAGCTGGAGAAACGCGGCATTGGCCGCCCGTCTACCTACGCATCCATCATCTCGACCATTCAGGATCGCGGTTATGTAACGCTGAATAACCGCCGTTTCTACGCCGAGAAGATGGGTGACATCGTGACCGAGCGTTTGGGTGAAAGCTTCCCCAATCTGATGGACTACGGCTTCACTGCACGTATGGAAGAATCGCTTGATGACGTCGCCCAGGGCGAGGTCATCTGGAAACAGGTGCTGGATGACTTTTACGCTGATTTCAGTACCAAGCTGAAGGCAGCTTCCTCATCGGATGATGAGCGCAGCATGCGCGCTAATCAGCCCACACCAACCGATATCGCCTGCAAGGCGTGCGGTCGCCCGATGATGATCCGCACTGCCTCGACCGGTGTTTTCCTCGGCTGTTCTGGCTATGCGTTACCGCCGAAAGAGCGTTGTAAGGAAACCATCAACCTGGTGCCCGGCAACGAAGTGGCTGCCGATGACGATGAAGGTGAGTCTCGAGTGCTGCGCGCCAAGCACCGTTGCCCGATTTGCAGCACGGCGATGGACAGCTATCTGGTCGACGAGACGCGTAAGTTGCATGTATGTGGCAACAACCCGGACTGCAACGGCTTTGAGATCGAAACCGGTCAGTTCAAGATCAAGGGCTATGACGGCCCGGTGCTGGAATGCGATAAGTGCGGCAGCGAAATGCAGCTGAAAACCGGTCGTTTCGGCAAGTACTTCGGCTGTACCAACAGCGAATGCAAAAATACCCGTAAGCTGCTCAAGAGCGGCGAAGCCGCTCCGCCGAAGATGGACCCGGTCAAAATGCCGGAGCTGAAGTGCGAGAAGGTGGACGATGTCTACATTCTGCGTGATGGCGCTTCCGGGCTGTTTCTGGCTGCCAGCCAGTTCCCGAAGAACCGGGAGACGCGTGCGCCGTTGGTGAAGGAGTTGCTGCCGCATAAGAGCGAAATCGACCCCAAATACCATTTCCTCATGGACGCGCCGGTTGAAGATCCGGATGGCAATCCCACGGTTGTGCGTTACAGTCGCAAAACCAAGGAACAGTACGTACAGAGCGAAATTGACGGCAAGCCCAGCGGATGGCGCGCTTTTCATGACGGCAAGAAGTGGTCGGTGGATGACGGCCGCAAGAAAGCCAAGCGTTGA
- a CDS encoding DUF1653 domain-containing protein, with the protein MRPGRYRHYKGKDYEVIGLATHSETEETLVVYRTLYGNFDLWVRPQAMFEECVEVDGKRYPRFTFISEDV; encoded by the coding sequence ATGCGTCCCGGACGTTATCGGCACTATAAAGGAAAGGACTACGAGGTGATTGGCCTGGCGACCCATTCAGAGACTGAAGAGACGCTGGTGGTTTATCGCACGCTCTACGGCAATTTCGATCTTTGGGTACGGCCGCAGGCCATGTTCGAAGAATGTGTAGAGGTTGACGGCAAAAGATATCCGCGCTTTACCTTTATCAGCGAAGACGTGTAG
- the fadA gene encoding acetyl-CoA C-acyltransferase FadA, producing the protein MSLNPRDVVIVDFGRTPMGRSKGGMYRNVRAETLSANLITGVLARNPKIDPAEVEDVIWGCVNQTLEQGWNIARMASLMTPIPHTSAAQTVSRLCGSSMSALHTAAQAIMTGNGDVFVVGGVEHMGHVSMMHGVDPNPAMSLYAAKASGMMGLTAEMLGKMHGITREQQDAFGERSHRLAHKATVEGNFKDEIIPMEGHDENGFLKLFTTDETIRPETTLESLAALRPAFNPKGGTVTAGTSSQITDGASCMIVMSAERAQALGLEPLAVIRSMAVAGVDPAIMGYGPVPATKKALKRAGLSMDDVDFVELNEAFAAQALPVLKDLKLLDQMEQKVNLHGGAIALGHPFGCSGARISGTLLNVMKQNQGTIGISTMCIGLGQGITTVFERV; encoded by the coding sequence ATGAGCCTGAATCCGAGAGACGTTGTTATTGTCGACTTCGGCCGCACCCCGATGGGTCGCTCCAAGGGTGGTATGTACCGCAACGTACGTGCCGAAACCCTGTCAGCCAACCTAATCACCGGCGTGCTGGCGCGTAACCCGAAGATCGATCCGGCAGAGGTGGAAGATGTGATCTGGGGCTGTGTAAACCAGACCCTGGAGCAGGGCTGGAACATCGCCCGCATGGCTTCGCTGATGACGCCGATCCCGCACACCAGCGCAGCGCAGACGGTCAGCCGTCTGTGCGGTTCTTCCATGAGCGCGCTGCACACCGCCGCCCAAGCCATCATGACCGGTAACGGTGATGTGTTTGTGGTCGGTGGTGTTGAGCACATGGGTCACGTCAGCATGATGCACGGGGTTGATCCGAACCCGGCCATGTCGCTGTATGCTGCCAAGGCATCCGGCATGATGGGCCTGACCGCTGAAATGCTGGGCAAGATGCATGGCATCACCCGCGAGCAGCAAGACGCCTTCGGTGAGCGCTCTCACCGTCTGGCTCACAAGGCGACCGTTGAAGGCAACTTCAAGGACGAGATCATTCCGATGGAAGGTCACGACGAGAACGGCTTCCTGAAGCTGTTCACCACTGACGAAACCATTCGCCCGGAAACCACCCTGGAAAGCCTGGCCGCACTGCGCCCGGCGTTCAATCCCAAGGGCGGTACCGTGACTGCCGGTACTTCTTCGCAGATCACTGACGGCGCGTCCTGCATGATCGTGATGTCCGCTGAGCGCGCACAGGCCCTGGGTCTGGAGCCGCTGGCGGTAATCCGTTCCATGGCGGTGGCTGGTGTTGATCCGGCGATCATGGGTTATGGTCCGGTTCCCGCGACCAAGAAAGCGCTGAAGCGTGCTGGCCTGAGCATGGACGACGTTGACTTTGTCGAGCTGAACGAAGCCTTCGCCGCCCAGGCACTGCCAGTTCTGAAGGACCTGAAACTGCTTGATCAGATGGAGCAAAAGGTGAACCTGCACGGCGGCGCTATCGCTCTGGGTCACCCGTTCGGCTGTTCCGGTGCGCGTATCTCCGGCACGCTGCTGAACGTGATGAAGCAAAATCAGGGCACCATCGGCATCTCGACCATGTGTATTGGTCTGGGCCAGGGCATCACTACCGTGTTTGAGCGCGTTTAA
- the fadB gene encoding fatty acid oxidation complex subunit alpha FadB, with protein sequence MIYEGKAITVQGLEDGIVELRFDLQGESVNKFNSATLSELQAAVEAIQNNSDVKGVIVTSGKDVFIVGADITEFVNTFKLPEEDLVAGNLEANKIFNAFEDLNVPTVAAINGIALGGGLEMCLAADFRVMAASAKIGLPEVKLGIYPGFGGTVRLPRLIGVDNAIEWICGGTEQRADKALKMGAVDAVVADDKLKEGALDIIKRALSGELDYKAKRQPKLEKIKLNTIEQMMAFETSKGFVAGQAGPNYPAPVEAIKTIQKAANHGREKALEIEAAGFAKLAKTTVAASLVGLFLNDQALKHKAKQYDKQAGDVKLGAVLGAGIMGGGIAYQSAVKGTPILMKDIREEGIQLGLDEASKLLGKRVAKGRMKPEQMAKALNAIRPTMSYGDFKEVDVVVEAVVENPKVKHAVLAEVEGQVRDDAIIASNTSTISITYLAQALKRPENFCGMHFFNPVHMMPLVEVIRGEKSSEKAIATTVAYAKKMGKTPVVVNDCPGFLVNRILFPYFGGFARLINMGADFQRVDKVMEKFGWPMGPAYLMDVVGMDTGHHGRDVMAEGYPDRMADKTKTAVDVMYEANRLGQKTGKGFYAYEMDKKGKPKKVVDPETYELLKPVVLEQREFTDEEILEIMMVPLCLETVRCLEDGIVESAADADMGLIYGIGFPPFRGGALRYIDTIGVAEFVAMADKYAEFGAMYAPTEKLREMAKTGQKFFG encoded by the coding sequence ATGATTTACGAAGGTAAAGCCATCACGGTTCAAGGTCTTGAAGACGGCATTGTCGAGCTCAGATTTGATCTGCAGGGCGAGTCAGTCAACAAGTTCAACAGCGCCACACTGTCCGAGTTGCAAGCGGCAGTCGAGGCCATTCAAAACAACAGTGATGTGAAGGGCGTTATCGTCACCAGTGGCAAGGACGTGTTCATCGTCGGCGCCGACATCACCGAGTTCGTCAACACCTTCAAGCTGCCGGAAGAAGACCTGGTAGCCGGCAATCTGGAGGCGAACAAGATCTTCAATGCCTTTGAAGATTTGAATGTACCCACCGTTGCTGCAATCAATGGCATTGCGCTGGGTGGTGGTCTGGAAATGTGTCTGGCGGCGGATTTCCGGGTCATGGCTGCCAGCGCCAAGATCGGCCTGCCGGAAGTGAAGCTGGGTATCTATCCGGGCTTTGGCGGTACTGTTCGTCTGCCGCGCCTGATTGGTGTTGATAACGCCATTGAATGGATTTGCGGCGGCACCGAGCAGCGTGCAGACAAGGCGCTGAAAATGGGTGCCGTTGATGCCGTTGTTGCCGACGACAAACTGAAAGAAGGCGCGCTGGATATTATCAAGCGTGCGCTGTCCGGCGAGCTGGACTACAAGGCCAAGCGTCAGCCCAAGCTGGAAAAGATCAAGCTCAACACCATCGAGCAGATGATGGCCTTCGAAACCTCCAAGGGTTTTGTTGCCGGTCAGGCTGGCCCGAACTATCCGGCGCCGGTTGAAGCCATCAAGACTATCCAGAAAGCGGCCAACCATGGCCGTGAGAAAGCGCTGGAAATTGAAGCTGCCGGTTTTGCCAAGCTGGCCAAGACCACTGTGGCGGCGAGCCTGGTAGGTCTGTTCCTGAACGATCAGGCGCTCAAGCACAAGGCCAAACAGTACGACAAGCAAGCTGGCGACGTGAAACTGGGTGCTGTTCTGGGTGCCGGTATCATGGGCGGCGGTATTGCTTACCAGTCTGCTGTGAAGGGTACGCCTATCCTGATGAAGGATATCCGTGAGGAAGGCATCCAGCTGGGTCTGGACGAAGCGTCCAAGCTGCTCGGCAAGCGCGTGGCCAAAGGCCGCATGAAGCCTGAGCAAATGGCCAAGGCGCTCAACGCCATTCGCCCAACCATGTCCTACGGTGATTTCAAGGAAGTCGACGTGGTGGTTGAGGCAGTGGTTGAGAACCCCAAGGTCAAGCACGCTGTACTGGCTGAGGTTGAAGGTCAGGTGCGTGACGATGCGATCATCGCCTCCAATACCTCGACCATCTCCATTACCTATCTGGCTCAGGCGCTCAAGCGTCCCGAGAACTTCTGCGGCATGCATTTCTTCAACCCCGTGCACATGATGCCGCTGGTTGAGGTGATTCGCGGCGAGAAGTCCAGCGAGAAGGCAATTGCTACCACCGTGGCCTACGCCAAGAAGATGGGCAAGACGCCGGTTGTGGTCAACGACTGCCCTGGCTTCCTGGTCAACCGCATTCTGTTCCCTTACTTCGGCGGTTTTGCCCGTCTGATCAATATGGGTGCAGACTTCCAGCGCGTCGACAAGGTCATGGAGAAATTCGGCTGGCCGATGGGCCCGGCGTACCTGATGGATGTCGTTGGCATGGATACCGGTCACCACGGTCGTGATGTGATGGCTGAGGGTTATCCCGACCGTATGGCTGACAAGACCAAGACCGCGGTTGATGTCATGTACGAAGCCAACCGTCTGGGTCAGAAGACCGGCAAGGGCTTCTACGCGTACGAGATGGACAAGAAGGGTAAGCCGAAGAAGGTAGTCGACCCCGAAACCTACGAACTGCTCAAGCCCGTGGTACTGGAGCAGCGCGAGTTCACCGACGAGGAAATCCTCGAGATCATGATGGTTCCGCTGTGTCTGGAAACCGTGCGCTGCCTGGAAGACGGCATCGTCGAGTCGGCTGCCGACGCAGACATGGGCCTGATCTACGGTATTGGCTTCCCGCCCTTCCGCGGTGGCGCACTGCGCTATATCGATACCATTGGTGTGGCCGAGTTTGTGGCCATGGCAGACAAATACGCCGAGTTCGGCGCCATGTATGCACCGACTGAAAAGTTGCGTGAAATGGCGAAGACCGGCCAGAAATTCTTCGGTTAA
- a CDS encoding universal stress protein encodes MLYSHVLVAVDLIEECRAVADHAMKLAKALDAKLSLLHVVEPLAMAYGGDVPMDLSMLQQQQFEQAKERMQLFAADYDLPEDCLQIAFGHPRQEIHRVTEEQGCDLIVVGSHGRHGLALLLGSTANDVLHGAPCDVIAVRLGKKS; translated from the coding sequence ATGCTGTACTCACACGTGCTGGTGGCGGTGGACTTGATCGAAGAATGCCGCGCCGTTGCCGACCACGCCATGAAGCTGGCCAAGGCGCTGGATGCCAAGCTATCGCTGTTGCACGTCGTAGAACCGCTGGCGATGGCCTATGGTGGCGATGTCCCCATGGACCTTTCGATGCTGCAACAGCAGCAATTCGAGCAGGCCAAGGAGCGTATGCAACTCTTTGCGGCAGACTACGATCTCCCTGAGGATTGCCTGCAAATTGCCTTTGGGCATCCGCGTCAGGAAATCCACCGGGTCACCGAAGAACAGGGTTGCGATCTGATTGTCGTCGGCAGCCACGGTCGCCACGGCCTGGCCCTGTTACTCGGCTCCACGGCCAACGATGTCTTGCACGGCGCGCCGTGCGATGTGATCGCCGTGCGTCTGGGCAAAAAAAGCTGA
- the uup gene encoding ATP-binding cassette ATPase Uup, with protein sequence MALLSFTDVSLAFGLNPLLEKVSFQLDRGERVCLIGRNGAGKSSLFRLIDGDQPADEGEIWFAPGLKIGQLPQELPKADDKTVYDVVAAGLAGVGELLAEYHHLITGDMGDAELARLEKVQERLEAKDGWRLDQLVQTTLTRLGLPEDKQMSELSGGWRRRVLLAQALVAEPDVLLLDEPTNHLDIHTIAWLEQVLLDFRGAVLFITHDRQFLQALATRILELDRGQLIDWVGDYHSFLEHKEQQLAAEATANALFDKKLAQEEVWIRQGIKARRTRNEGRVRALKAMRDERAQRIERQGKASFQLETADASGKRVIEVEHINFAWPGRTPLVRDLSMNIIRGDRIGLIGNNGCGKSTLLKLLLGKLQPDSGKIHSGTKLEVAYFDQLRDQLEPEKTVIDNISEGRDFIEINGDRRHVISYLGDFLFSPERARTPVKALSGGERARLLLARLFSKPANMLVLDEPTNDLDVETLELLEEVLAGFDGTVLIVSHDRAFLDNVVTSSLVFEGNGKVREYVGGYADWLRQGGRIESLAEWGEDSKTPAQPETPAAPVAAPAAAATAAPKAKLSYKLQRELDALPATLEKLENELAALQQQIADPGFYQQSHDMTAKVLAQAEHKQQELDAAMERWAELEEQAGG encoded by the coding sequence ATGGCTCTTCTCTCTTTTACCGATGTCTCGCTGGCCTTCGGCCTCAATCCGCTACTCGAGAAGGTCAGCTTTCAGCTCGACCGGGGTGAGCGGGTGTGTCTGATCGGGCGCAATGGCGCGGGCAAGTCCAGTCTGTTTCGCCTGATCGATGGCGACCAACCGGCGGACGAAGGTGAAATCTGGTTTGCCCCTGGGCTAAAAATCGGTCAGTTGCCGCAGGAGCTGCCCAAGGCGGACGACAAAACTGTCTACGACGTTGTCGCCGCAGGTCTCGCTGGGGTCGGCGAGCTGCTGGCTGAGTACCATCATCTGATCACCGGTGATATGGGTGACGCTGAGTTGGCGCGACTGGAGAAGGTGCAGGAGCGCCTGGAAGCCAAAGACGGCTGGCGGCTGGACCAATTGGTGCAAACCACACTGACGCGGCTTGGGTTGCCGGAAGACAAGCAGATGTCTGAGTTGTCCGGCGGTTGGCGACGGCGGGTGCTGCTGGCTCAAGCGCTGGTGGCCGAGCCTGATGTGCTGCTGCTGGATGAGCCGACCAACCACCTGGATATTCATACCATTGCCTGGCTGGAACAGGTGTTGCTCGATTTCCGGGGTGCCGTCCTCTTTATTACCCACGACCGCCAGTTTTTACAGGCCCTGGCCACCCGTATCCTGGAGCTGGATCGCGGTCAGTTGATCGACTGGGTAGGGGACTACCACAGCTTTCTTGAGCACAAGGAGCAGCAGCTGGCCGCTGAAGCCACCGCCAATGCATTGTTCGACAAGAAGCTGGCGCAGGAAGAAGTGTGGATTCGTCAGGGCATCAAGGCACGACGCACCCGCAATGAAGGTCGTGTAAGGGCTCTGAAGGCCATGCGTGACGAGCGCGCCCAGCGTATCGAGCGTCAGGGCAAGGCCAGCTTTCAGCTGGAAACCGCCGATGCCTCAGGCAAGCGCGTTATTGAAGTGGAGCACATCAACTTTGCCTGGCCTGGGCGTACGCCGCTGGTGCGGGACCTGTCGATGAATATTATCCGCGGGGACCGCATCGGCCTGATAGGCAACAACGGCTGCGGTAAAAGTACGCTGCTCAAACTGCTGCTGGGCAAGTTACAGCCCGACAGCGGCAAGATTCACAGCGGCACCAAGCTGGAGGTTGCGTACTTTGATCAGTTGCGCGACCAATTGGAGCCGGAAAAAACCGTTATCGACAACATTTCCGAAGGGCGTGACTTCATCGAGATCAATGGCGACCGCCGCCACGTGATCAGTTATCTGGGCGACTTCCTGTTCTCGCCAGAGCGCGCGCGTACCCCGGTCAAGGCGCTGTCAGGTGGCGAGCGCGCGCGGCTGTTGTTGGCGCGTCTGTTCAGCAAGCCGGCGAATATGCTGGTGCTGGATGAGCCGACCAACGACCTGGACGTGGAAACTCTGGAGTTGCTGGAAGAAGTACTGGCCGGCTTTGACGGCACCGTCTTGATTGTCAGTCACGACCGGGCCTTTCTGGATAACGTGGTAACCAGCAGCCTGGTATTCGAGGGTAACGGCAAGGTGCGTGAGTACGTTGGCGGTTACGCCGACTGGCTGCGCCAGGGCGGACGTATTGAAAGCCTGGCCGAATGGGGTGAAGACAGTAAAACTCCAGCGCAGCCCGAGACGCCGGCAGCGCCAGTTGCTGCACCGGCGGCTGCCGCTACTGCTGCGCCCAAGGCCAAACTCAGCTACAAGCTGCAACGCGAGCTGGATGCCTTGCCAGCCACGCTGGAAAAACTCGAAAACGAATTGGCAGCGCTGCAGCAACAGATTGCCGATCCTGGTTTCTATCAGCAGTCCCACGATATGACGGCCAAGGTGCTGGCACAGGCAGAGCACAAGCAGCAGGAGCTGGACGCGGCGATGGAGCGCTGGGCGGAGTTGGAGGAGCAGGCGGGCGGCTGA
- a CDS encoding transglycosylase SLT domain-containing protein: MHSNIRLYPAILRYLLTASLLLASCLAQAGKLETQRVLYDQAMAAIEKGDMSRYRQLEGGLRDYPLYGYLVQADLNRNFSSASDEQISVFLRTYGDLPFANRLKARWLERLAKQAKWTTFEQNYTAANKSAALDCQAAMYRWHNGDRVGAMQQAQALWTVGRSQPNACDPLFERWQQAGGRTEDVVWQRIRLALLYRQDGLARYLTKLMPGQQALAERFVDTATKPTLLRQSANYRVNANQPADKLTDIVTVSLRRLGRDDSQAALEIWPLYKDLPYTEDDRLAITRDIGVRRARKIDPAALTFMATNDPLMKDDEISEWRIRLALRTRNWDIARSLTQQMPASMASQSRWRYWKLRSAQLASSDAGELINEYKALAQERDFYGFLAAERSGQPYALNHVSAPVSDQQLADLKALPSTQRAYEFLGRGEVVNARREWYHAGDNFSREQLMAQAKLAREMAWYFPAIRGISIAEYWDDLDIRFPMAYQEPIMQQARARQINSTWVYAITRQESAFMADARSHAGAMGLMQLMPATARETARQYDIPYSSTNDALIPERNIALGTAYLSRLNGQFRGNRVLASAAYNAGPGRVRQWTNGMGSLPADVWVEAIPFDETRKYVQSVLSYAVIYGQKLGIKQSVMEQHERYLEF, translated from the coding sequence ATGCACAGCAACATCCGTTTATACCCAGCCATTCTGCGTTACCTGCTGACAGCCAGCCTGTTGCTCGCCAGCTGCCTTGCCCAAGCCGGCAAGCTGGAAACCCAGCGTGTACTCTACGACCAGGCGATGGCAGCCATCGAAAAAGGCGACATGAGCCGCTATCGCCAGCTTGAGGGCGGGCTGCGCGATTACCCACTGTACGGTTACCTGGTGCAAGCAGATCTGAATCGCAACTTCAGCAGCGCCTCGGATGAGCAAATCAGTGTATTTCTGCGCACCTACGGCGACCTGCCTTTTGCCAACCGCCTGAAAGCGCGTTGGTTGGAACGGCTCGCCAAGCAGGCCAAATGGACTACCTTCGAGCAAAATTACACTGCCGCAAACAAGAGCGCGGCACTCGATTGCCAGGCTGCCATGTACCGCTGGCACAATGGTGATCGCGTGGGCGCCATGCAGCAGGCACAGGCACTCTGGACCGTTGGTCGATCACAACCGAACGCCTGCGACCCGCTATTTGAGCGCTGGCAACAAGCCGGCGGCCGCACCGAAGATGTAGTCTGGCAACGTATTCGCCTCGCCCTGCTCTATCGCCAGGATGGGCTGGCACGCTATCTGACCAAGCTGATGCCTGGCCAGCAAGCGCTGGCCGAGCGCTTCGTAGACACCGCTACCAAACCAACGCTGCTGCGCCAAAGCGCCAATTATCGGGTAAATGCCAACCAGCCAGCAGACAAGCTCACCGACATCGTCACCGTCTCGCTGCGCCGCCTGGGCCGTGACGACAGCCAGGCAGCACTGGAAATCTGGCCGCTTTACAAGGACCTGCCCTACACCGAGGACGATCGCCTGGCGATCACCCGCGACATTGGCGTACGCCGCGCGCGCAAAATTGACCCGGCCGCGCTCACCTTCATGGCCACCAACGACCCGTTGATGAAGGACGATGAAATCAGCGAGTGGCGCATCCGCCTGGCCCTGCGCACACGCAACTGGGACATAGCCCGCTCACTGACCCAGCAGATGCCCGCTTCAATGGCCAGCCAGAGCCGCTGGCGCTATTGGAAACTGCGCAGCGCGCAACTGGCTTCCAGCGACGCAGGCGAGCTGATCAATGAATACAAGGCTCTGGCCCAGGAGCGCGACTTTTATGGCTTTCTGGCGGCTGAGCGCAGTGGTCAGCCCTACGCCCTTAACCACGTCAGCGCACCGGTATCCGATCAGCAACTGGCCGACCTGAAAGCCCTGCCCAGCACCCAGCGCGCCTACGAGTTCCTCGGCCGCGGCGAAGTAGTCAACGCCCGCCGCGAGTGGTACCACGCCGGTGATAACTTCAGCCGTGAGCAGCTGATGGCCCAGGCCAAGTTGGCCCGTGAGATGGCTTGGTACTTCCCCGCGATTCGCGGCATCAGTATTGCCGAATATTGGGACGATCTGGATATTCGCTTTCCGATGGCGTACCAGGAGCCGATCATGCAGCAGGCGCGGGCACGTCAGATCAACTCCACCTGGGTCTACGCGATTACCCGCCAGGAAAGCGCCTTCATGGCCGACGCCCGCTCGCACGCCGGCGCCATGGGGCTGATGCAACTGATGCCTGCCACGGCGCGCGAGACCGCACGCCAATATGATATTCCCTACAGCAGCACCAACGACGCCCTGATACCCGAACGCAACATTGCCCTCGGCACGGCCTATCTGTCTCGCCTCAACGGCCAGTTCAGGGGTAACCGGGTGTTAGCCTCAGCCGCGTACAACGCCGGGCCCGGGCGCGTGCGTCAATGGACCAACGGTATGGGCAGCCTGCCGGCGGATGTCTGGGTAGAGGCCATCCCGTTCGATGAGACGCGCAAGTATGTGCAGAGTGTGCTGAGTTACGCGGTCATTTATGGGCAGAAGCTGGGCATCAAGCAGAGCGTGATGGAGCAGCACGAGCGTTATCTGGAGTTCTGA